In the Clostridium beijerinckii genome, one interval contains:
- a CDS encoding four-helix bundle copper-binding protein translates to MEATMTRHSNSLISEGNPMQYCIDACSKCVQICEECLNLCLQHSDARDRMYCIKSLQDCAEICSTTACFISRGSGHIREIATVCATVCESCAKECGRFNDEHCQTCADVCSQCASECRHVLNM, encoded by the coding sequence ATGGAAGCAACTATGACTAGACATTCAAATTCATTAATATCCGAAGGAAACCCAATGCAATATTGCATTGATGCTTGCAGCAAATGTGTGCAAATATGTGAGGAATGCTTAAATTTATGTTTACAACATAGTGATGCTAGAGATCGGATGTATTGTATTAAATCACTTCAAGATTGTGCTGAAATTTGCTCTACAACAGCTTGTTTTATTTCAAGAGGAAGCGGTCATATAAGAGAAATAGCTACTGTATGTGCTACCGTATGTGAAAGCTGTGCAAAAGAATGCGGAAGATTCAATGATGAACATTGTCAAACTTGTGCTGATGTATGTAGTCAATGTGCTAGTGAATGTAGACATGTATTGAATATGTAA
- a CDS encoding TetR/AcrR family transcriptional regulator — MRRKDDEKQKNIKEAVIKLILKEGFHGTSISKIAKEAGVSPATVYIYYENKEVMLQDIYLEYSEDIFDYILSKLNNKMNGQQVIEIIVKEYFIYIREHGEVFHFVDQFANCPALSNQCLTKRGIDNLNNFLDEMKERKVFKNLQNDNLKAILFYPVKSIAINSCIDENEKIELLKELIRIVQEALLI, encoded by the coding sequence ATGAGAAGGAAAGACGATGAAAAGCAAAAGAACATAAAGGAAGCAGTTATTAAATTAATTCTTAAAGAAGGCTTTCACGGTACGTCTATTTCGAAGATAGCAAAAGAGGCAGGGGTATCACCTGCTACAGTATATATTTATTATGAAAATAAAGAAGTCATGTTACAAGACATATATCTTGAATATTCTGAAGATATTTTTGATTACATACTCAGTAAACTTAACAATAAGATGAATGGTCAGCAAGTTATTGAAATTATTGTTAAAGAGTATTTTATTTATATTAGGGAGCATGGAGAAGTCTTTCATTTCGTAGATCAATTTGCTAATTGTCCAGCTTTATCAAATCAATGCTTGACTAAGAGGGGAATAGATAACCTAAATAATTTTCTTGATGAAATGAAAGAAAGAAAAGTTTTTAAAAATCTTCAAAATGATAATTTAAAAGCAATACTTTTTTATCCAGTAAAATCAATTGCTATTAATTCATGTATTGATGAAAATGAAAAAATTGAGTTGCTAAAGGAACTCATTAGAATAGTGCAAGAGGCATTACTTATATAA
- the lon gene encoding endopeptidase La, with translation MINLDNKNNIGKVIPVSDIVLLPGMYHTLKFNKFSETQIESLSDEDIVNIALPLKQNFGQSKLKEEDFHRVGVTFQVNAIEKTEKGYKAEIKILDRVEIKTFSIEEDFVKAEFEFAPDIIDLTEKSKDEMVEYIKKVTREISENFKGSERFMLAVEGQKDLNKLMGYLSHFMQISSEEKYDLLETQSLKDRGLKFIDYLLKQKESLKLQFELAEKFTEKANKNYRETVLREQLKAIQEELNEGKSSPSKKDKNYLNRIEEAQMPDEIKEVALEELGKLESQSPNSAEYNVIKNYLELLIQLPWKKQEFKDIDLEEARRILDEQHYGLEKVKDRIIQHLAVMQLKNDKKGSILLLVGPPGVGKTSLGKSIAEALNRKYVRLSLGGVRDEAEIRGHRRTYVGAMPGRIIQSIKKAGEINPVMVLDEVDKLMASYNGDPASALLEVLDPEQNDTFTDHYLDVPYDLSNVFFIATANSLDTIPRPLLDRMEVIQISSYTMNEKFHIGKNHLISAVLEEHGLNDTQLVIEDAALERIISEYTLEAGVRGLKKQIATIARIASEKIVSNKVELPFKVKEDDLEDLLGRKVSSHDKAQDDNVPGVVTGLAWTSVGGEILFIEATGMLGSGQIVLTGQLGDVMKESAQISLSLLKSRLPINAINFRERDIHIHVPSGSVPKDGPSAGIALFTALASLVTGIKVDSKLAMTGEITLRGAVLPIGGLKEKLLGAQRAGITKVLIPKDNVVDLNEVPQEVKEQLTIIAVETVEDVLRETLGISLPRIEHIFNPNKFIEGTFKPAEE, from the coding sequence ATGATAAATTTAGATAATAAAAATAATATAGGAAAAGTAATTCCTGTATCAGATATAGTGTTATTACCTGGAATGTACCATACACTAAAATTTAATAAATTTAGTGAAACTCAGATTGAAAGTTTATCAGATGAAGATATAGTTAATATTGCATTACCTTTAAAACAAAACTTTGGTCAAAGTAAGTTAAAGGAAGAAGATTTTCATAGAGTTGGTGTTACATTTCAAGTAAATGCAATTGAAAAAACAGAAAAGGGATATAAAGCTGAAATTAAAATATTAGATAGAGTTGAAATTAAAACATTTAGTATTGAAGAAGATTTTGTTAAAGCTGAATTCGAATTTGCACCCGATATTATTGATCTTACAGAAAAAAGTAAGGATGAAATGGTAGAGTATATTAAAAAAGTTACTCGTGAAATTAGTGAGAATTTTAAAGGATCAGAAAGGTTTATGTTGGCTGTAGAAGGTCAAAAAGATTTGAATAAGCTTATGGGATATTTATCTCATTTCATGCAAATTTCAAGTGAGGAAAAATATGATTTGTTGGAAACTCAATCATTAAAGGATAGAGGTCTTAAATTTATAGATTATTTATTAAAACAAAAAGAATCTTTAAAATTACAATTTGAATTAGCAGAAAAATTCACAGAAAAAGCTAATAAGAATTATAGGGAAACAGTATTAAGAGAGCAGTTAAAAGCTATCCAAGAAGAATTAAATGAAGGAAAAAGCTCACCTTCTAAAAAGGACAAGAACTACTTAAATAGAATTGAAGAGGCTCAGATGCCGGATGAGATAAAAGAAGTTGCTTTAGAAGAATTAGGAAAATTAGAAAGCCAAAGTCCAAATAGTGCTGAATACAATGTGATTAAAAACTACTTAGAATTATTAATTCAGCTTCCTTGGAAAAAACAAGAATTTAAGGACATTGATTTAGAAGAGGCAAGAAGAATATTAGATGAACAGCATTATGGATTAGAAAAAGTTAAAGATAGAATAATACAACATTTAGCAGTTATGCAGCTTAAAAATGATAAAAAGGGTTCTATTCTACTATTAGTAGGTCCTCCAGGAGTAGGAAAGACAAGTTTAGGAAAGAGTATTGCAGAAGCTTTAAACAGAAAATATGTAAGATTAAGCTTAGGTGGAGTTCGTGATGAGGCTGAAATAAGAGGGCATAGAAGAACTTATGTAGGTGCAATGCCAGGAAGAATTATTCAAAGTATAAAGAAAGCAGGAGAAATAAATCCAGTTATGGTTTTAGATGAAGTAGATAAGTTGATGGCTAGCTATAATGGAGACCCAGCAAGTGCATTATTAGAAGTACTAGACCCAGAACAAAATGATACTTTTACTGATCACTATTTAGATGTACCTTATGATTTATCTAATGTATTCTTTATTGCTACAGCTAACTCTCTAGATACTATACCAAGGCCTTTATTAGATAGGATGGAAGTAATTCAAATTTCTAGTTATACTATGAATGAGAAATTCCATATAGGAAAGAATCACTTGATATCAGCAGTTCTTGAAGAACACGGATTAAATGATACTCAGCTTGTTATAGAAGATGCAGCATTAGAAAGAATTATAAGTGAATATACTCTAGAGGCTGGAGTAAGAGGACTTAAAAAGCAAATAGCAACTATTGCAAGAATTGCATCAGAAAAGATTGTATCTAATAAGGTGGAATTACCTTTTAAAGTTAAAGAAGATGATTTAGAGGACTTATTAGGAAGAAAGGTTTCAAGCCATGATAAGGCTCAAGATGATAATGTTCCAGGGGTTGTAACTGGACTAGCGTGGACATCTGTAGGTGGAGAAATACTTTTCATTGAAGCGACAGGAATGCTAGGAAGTGGACAAATTGTCTTAACTGGACAGCTAGGGGATGTTATGAAAGAATCTGCGCAAATCTCTTTAAGTTTATTAAAATCAAGATTGCCGATTAATGCTATAAACTTTAGAGAAAGAGATATTCATATTCATGTTCCATCAGGATCTGTTCCTAAAGATGGACCATCAGCAGGAATTGCATTATTTACTGCACTTGCATCACTTGTTACAGGTATAAAAGTAGATTCGAAACTTGCAATGACAGGAGAAATAACTCTAAGAGGAGCTGTTCTTCCAATAGGAGGACTTAAAGAAAAATTATTAGGAGCTCAAAGAGCCGGAATTACAAAAGTACTAATTCCAAAGGATAATGTAGTTGATTTAAATGAGGTTCCACAAGAAGTTAAGGAACAATTAACTATTATAGCAGTAGAAACAGTAGAAGATGTTCTAAGAGAAACATTGGGGATTTCACTACCAAGAATAGAGCATATATTTAATCCTAATAAATTTATTGAAGGAACTTTCAAGCCAGCAGAAGAATAA
- a CDS encoding multidrug resistance efflux transporter family protein codes for MAKAFLLGVAASFFFAFTFILNQQMNISGGSFLWSSSLRYIFMLPLLLIIMIINRQLNPVLNDIINKPIQWITWSTIGFGLFYAPLSFASAYGASWLVAGTWQLTIIAGALMSPLFFKNIKTPAGICKVRNTLPKKSLLMSSLILLGIFLMQFEQSKNVSFSEIISVVIPVILAAFAYPLGNRKMMEICDDNFNTFQRVFGMTLCSMPFWILISIFGVLSVGMPSNGQILQSLVVAIFSGIIATILFFKATDIVSNDTHKLAVVESTQSGEVIFTLIGGVFIFHDKYPTFVGLAGIILIVIGMILNSIVES; via the coding sequence ATGGCAAAAGCATTTCTATTAGGAGTCGCAGCATCATTTTTCTTTGCATTCACATTTATATTAAATCAACAAATGAATATTTCTGGCGGAAGCTTTTTATGGAGTTCATCACTTCGATATATCTTTATGTTGCCACTCTTGCTTATTATTATGATTATAAATAGACAATTAAATCCTGTATTAAATGATATAATTAATAAACCTATTCAATGGATTACTTGGAGCACAATAGGCTTTGGATTATTTTACGCTCCTTTAAGCTTTGCATCTGCATATGGTGCATCATGGCTAGTTGCTGGAACTTGGCAATTAACTATAATTGCTGGTGCTCTTATGTCTCCATTATTTTTTAAAAATATTAAAACACCTGCTGGAATATGCAAAGTAAGAAATACACTTCCGAAAAAATCTCTGTTAATGTCCTCTTTAATATTACTAGGTATATTTTTAATGCAGTTTGAACAATCAAAAAATGTCTCTTTCTCAGAAATAATCTCTGTAGTTATTCCCGTTATTCTAGCTGCATTTGCTTACCCACTTGGTAATCGCAAGATGATGGAAATCTGCGATGATAATTTTAATACCTTTCAGAGAGTATTTGGAATGACTTTATGTAGCATGCCTTTTTGGATATTAATATCAATATTCGGTGTATTATCTGTAGGTATGCCAAGTAACGGACAAATACTTCAATCCTTAGTCGTTGCTATTTTTTCAGGAATCATTGCCACAATACTGTTTTTTAAGGCAACCGACATAGTAAGTAATGATACACATAAGTTAGCCGTTGTAGAATCAACACAATCCGGGGAAGTAATATTTACTCTTATAGGTGGAGTTTTTATATTTCATGATAAATATCCAACATTTGTTGGACTAGCAGGCATAATATTAATAGTAATAGGCATGATTTTAAATAGTATTGTGGAATCATAA
- a CDS encoding helix-turn-helix domain-containing protein: MRNLNSIIGSKLKEIRNKRELSLDEAAKLTGVSKAMLGQIERGQSNPTVSTLWKISTGLKVSFSFFIDEEQDELEIVDQNNIDPIIEDDARMKLYPIFPFDANRGVEIFTIELEPGCNHVSTPHSDGVEEYIIVTQGEVEIDIDDQKYSLQKGNSIKFVANIPHKYRNLSREKAIFQNIIFYFK, translated from the coding sequence ATGAGAAATTTAAATTCGATTATTGGAAGCAAATTAAAGGAAATCAGAAATAAGAGAGAATTAAGTTTGGATGAAGCAGCAAAATTGACTGGAGTTAGTAAAGCTATGTTAGGTCAAATAGAGAGAGGACAATCAAATCCGACAGTATCGACTTTATGGAAAATTTCAACTGGATTAAAGGTATCATTTTCCTTTTTTATTGATGAAGAGCAGGATGAATTAGAGATAGTGGATCAAAATAATATTGATCCGATTATAGAAGACGATGCCAGAATGAAGTTATATCCTATATTCCCTTTCGATGCCAATAGGGGGGTTGAAATATTCACTATAGAATTAGAACCAGGGTGCAATCATGTATCTACTCCACATAGTGATGGTGTTGAAGAGTATATTATAGTAACTCAAGGTGAAGTAGAGATAGATATTGATGATCAAAAGTATTCACTACAAAAAGGTAATTCTATTAAATTCGTAGCCAATATACCCCATAAATATAGAAATTTGAGTAGAGAAAAAGCAATATTTCAAAATATAATATTTTATTTCAAGTAA
- the cobJ gene encoding precorrin-3B C(17)-methyltransferase codes for MGKLRVIGIGPGSIENMSLRALKAIEDSDVVVGYNKYIDMIKDLVKDKELYSTGMKGEEARCKEALNLCKDKNVALISTGDAGIYGMAGLILELKKDEDVEIIPGITASSAAGSVVGAPLMHDNCNISLSDLMTPYEDIKKRVKLAAEGDFVISLYNPKSKGRPDYLRECIDIIREFRQDSTPVAVVRHALREGQSYKLFTIKDFDEDIVDMMSIVIVGNSKSYYKDEKFITPRGYENKR; via the coding sequence ATGGGAAAATTAAGAGTAATAGGAATAGGGCCTGGAAGCATTGAGAATATGAGCTTGAGAGCATTAAAGGCCATTGAAGATAGTGATGTTGTTGTAGGATATAACAAATATATTGACATGATAAAAGACTTAGTTAAAGATAAAGAGTTATATTCGACAGGAATGAAAGGTGAAGAAGCTAGATGCAAGGAAGCTTTAAATTTATGTAAAGATAAAAATGTTGCATTAATAAGTACTGGAGATGCAGGTATTTATGGAATGGCTGGATTGATACTTGAACTTAAAAAAGATGAGGACGTGGAGATAATTCCAGGTATTACTGCAAGTAGTGCAGCAGGATCTGTAGTTGGGGCGCCTCTTATGCATGATAATTGCAATATTAGCTTAAGTGATCTAATGACACCTTATGAAGATATAAAGAAGAGAGTAAAACTTGCAGCAGAAGGAGATTTCGTAATATCTTTATATAATCCTAAAAGTAAAGGAAGACCTGACTATTTAAGAGAGTGTATTGATATAATAAGGGAGTTTAGACAGGATAGCACTCCAGTGGCAGTAGTAAGACATGCACTTAGAGAAGGGCAAAGTTATAAATTATTTACTATCAAAGATTTTGATGAAGATATAGTAGATATGATGTCTATTGTAATAGTAGGAAATTCAAAAAGTTATTATAAAGATGAAAAATTTATAACACCTAGAGGCTATGAAAATAAAAGATAG
- a CDS encoding cobalt-precorrin-6A reductase gives MIGFILGTSEGRKILSLINKYTSDIAVTTATAYGGELLKEFNIKQLNTKPLNAEEMLKWIEVNQIDMLVDASHPYAQEVTKTALECANYLKIKYIRYERLGALESITGEDIVRVKDYDEAIKIIKNIDGNILNTTGGNNVSKFVNLEFNHRVIHRILPSPKVLEKIVEKGINIKDIIALQGPISYELEKAFICQYNIKAILTKDSGKEGGVLEKLKAVREAKIKLIVIEKPKFNYELVFNHEEKLVEFLMKDKK, from the coding sequence ATGATTGGATTTATTTTAGGAACTTCAGAAGGAAGAAAAATTTTATCGTTAATAAATAAATATACTAGTGACATTGCGGTTACAACTGCTACAGCGTATGGAGGAGAGTTACTCAAGGAATTTAATATAAAGCAGCTAAACACAAAGCCTTTGAATGCAGAAGAAATGCTAAAATGGATAGAGGTCAATCAAATTGATATGCTAGTTGATGCCTCTCATCCTTATGCACAAGAAGTTACCAAGACTGCATTAGAGTGCGCAAATTATCTTAAGATTAAATATATAAGATATGAAAGATTAGGTGCTCTTGAGAGTATTACTGGAGAAGATATAGTAAGAGTTAAAGATTATGATGAGGCTATTAAAATTATAAAAAATATAGACGGAAATATTTTAAATACTACAGGCGGAAATAATGTTTCTAAGTTTGTAAATTTAGAGTTTAACCATAGAGTGATACATAGAATTTTACCATCACCTAAAGTATTGGAAAAGATAGTCGAGAAGGGAATTAATATTAAAGATATTATAGCGCTTCAAGGTCCAATATCTTATGAATTGGAGAAAGCATTTATTTGCCAATATAATATTAAGGCAATTTTGACTAAAGACAGTGGTAAAGAAGGTGGAGTTCTAGAAAAGCTTAAGGCTGTTCGGGAAGCCAAAATTAAGTTAATAGTAATAGAAAAACCAAAATTTAATTATGAATTAGTATTTAATCATGAAGAAAAATTAGTAGAGTTTCTGATGAAAGATAAAAAATAA
- a CDS encoding GNAT family N-acetyltransferase — protein sequence MNYIVKRTTSEDVGFKFLEKQLDEELFEIYGEMQNNYSSHNTVRDLKTIIIYDDKKPIGCGCLKFLDYDLAEVKRVYVSLEDRGRGVAKIIVKEIEKLAIESNVKNIILQTGSRQKAAVSLYESMGYKLNENYGPYINDSNNICMKRIVG from the coding sequence ATGAATTATATAGTCAAAAGAACCACTTCGGAAGATGTAGGCTTTAAGTTTTTAGAGAAGCAACTTGATGAGGAGTTATTCGAAATATATGGGGAGATGCAAAATAACTATTCATCACACAATACAGTTAGAGATTTAAAGACAATTATAATATATGATGACAAAAAACCAATAGGCTGTGGGTGCTTAAAATTTCTTGATTATGATTTAGCAGAAGTGAAGAGGGTATATGTATCATTAGAAGATAGAGGCAGAGGGGTAGCTAAGATTATAGTAAAAGAAATTGAAAAATTGGCAATTGAAAGTAATGTTAAAAATATTATTTTACAGACAGGAAGTAGACAAAAGGCAGCTGTTAGTTTATACGAGAGTATGGGCTATAAGTTAAATGAAAACTATGGACCATATATAAATGATAGTAATAACATTTGTATGAAGAGAATTGTTGGATAG
- a CDS encoding glycoside hydrolase family 73 protein, which translates to MNTRKRKRGFKRVILNIIAFGIIAFAIFGVYSGYMAKYNSINLKDLNTKMYIQNADDASKGKLQVNWKFMAAIDGVRYKNDFSKATDSSINQLANMFIDKNSSTSIKIKNSQYKLVDLDTVLDKLSFDKEQKEKVYKYLDDLKYIGSQKNNLKDESKQGFINDLYPEAIEIYDKYGVLPSITISQAILESGWGKSDLSTKANNLFGIKADSGWTGKKIKMSTSEYYKQKIEDYFRVYSSKEDSIKDYGEFLSNNKRYKQSGVFQATDYLDQANAIEKAGYSTVENDKGEEIYSKLLIGVIQEQNLQLLDFECEMNYFKDKK; encoded by the coding sequence ATGAACACGAGAAAAAGAAAAAGAGGATTTAAAAGAGTTATACTAAATATTATAGCATTTGGTATTATAGCCTTTGCCATTTTTGGAGTTTATAGCGGCTATATGGCAAAATATAATAGTATAAACTTGAAGGATTTAAACACAAAAATGTATATACAGAATGCAGATGATGCGAGCAAAGGTAAACTTCAAGTAAATTGGAAGTTCATGGCGGCTATTGATGGTGTTAGATATAAAAATGATTTTTCTAAAGCAACAGATAGTAGCATAAATCAATTAGCTAATATGTTCATAGATAAAAATAGTAGTACAAGCATTAAAATTAAAAATAGTCAATATAAGCTCGTTGACTTGGATACAGTGTTAGATAAGCTATCTTTTGATAAAGAACAAAAAGAAAAAGTATATAAGTATTTAGATGATTTAAAATATATTGGATCTCAAAAGAATAATTTAAAAGATGAATCTAAGCAAGGATTTATTAATGATTTATATCCAGAGGCAATTGAGATATATGATAAGTATGGTGTTCTTCCTTCTATAACTATTTCTCAGGCAATATTAGAAAGTGGCTGGGGAAAATCAGATTTAAGTACCAAAGCCAATAATTTATTTGGAATAAAAGCAGATTCGGGATGGACAGGGAAAAAAATTAAAATGAGTACTTCAGAATATTATAAACAAAAAATTGAGGATTACTTTCGGGTATATAGTAGTAAAGAAGATTCCATAAAAGATTATGGAGAATTTCTCAGCAACAATAAAAGATATAAACAAAGTGGAGTTTTCCAGGCGACTGATTATCTAGACCAGGCTAATGCTATAGAAAAGGCTGGATATAGTACAGTAGAAAATGACAAGGGAGAAGAAATTTATTCGAAACTTCTGATAGGAGTTATTCAAGAACAAAATCTTCAGCTTTTAGATTTCGAATGTGAAATGAATTATTTTAAAGATAAAAAATAA